A segment of the Lineus longissimus chromosome 11, tnLinLong1.2, whole genome shotgun sequence genome:
TACTGCACACTGCTTTGAAGGAATGGGATGATCAGAGCTCACTTTTAATACACACACTGAAGACGACAAGTTAATGTTGCACTTCCACCACCACCCAGCTTTGCAATTTTGTGAGATGCCCTGGCACCTCCTGTAGTGTAGCTTATAATGTCCATTATTTCTTTATTGCTATCATCCTGTTTCAGTGAATAAAGATGATGCACAAGGTTACTTCGATTTGATTCAGCACCCAATGGATTTTTCAACCATCCAAGGGAAAATAAAGGTGGGTAGCATTTGGATAATACTGTGGTAGCTCAAACAATGTTTGGGAAATTCAACCCATGAAGAAGTGAATGCTAAGACCCCCTCAGAGACACCAAATTGTAGACTGGTCGAAAATGCTAGTCAAATCATTGCTCACTGGTCCCAATTGGTGTGGTTGATTCCTCTAGGCCTCATAAGGGTGGCTGTGGTTGACTGGCATCTGCCTCTCACGATGTTCTGCTTCTGAATGACGTCACAGCTTCAATCTGGTTGCTCCATGATGTAATGACGTTGTGTCCTCTGGCATTCTCTGTTGGCCTTGAACAGTAGTGTTTTTAAGCTGGGTGGGCGGCATCATATTGGAAACTCACAACTTCTCACTTGCAGATCACTAAATCCTATCACTTCCATTTCAGAGTGGTCAGGACTTTCATACAGACATGCTCCTCGTCAGAGATAATTGTGTGAATTACAACAGAGATCCAGCAAGTCAGATTCGGGCTGACTGTGACACTGTCTTTGGCTTCTACACTGTGGAGTATGATAAACTGAAGAGCAGGAAACCAGCAAAGGTATTAtagaaatgatgtacatgtactgtttccCCCAAGAAATATTCTTCTCCTGTCAAAGGCTAATTATACAAGACCTGTGTAGCTGATGTCGCACAAACTGCTTTCAATGCCCTCTGAAGTCACCTCTTAAAATCACAGTCTGACCATTCTTTCTTTTATTTAGCCTCTTATAGCAAGAGTACCAGTACGCTGAATATTCCCCTGTCATCATTTCAGCTTGATTTGATTGTACCTGTaatatattcaattttaaagggATAAAGTGAGCACTGCATTTTTGGTTCACATgtggtcacagatgtcaaagtcATATGACACAGCAACCTGGGCTGTCTAAAGTTGTCCATTTCATTACATTGTTCATTTCATCCACTGGCTGAACACAATTTATTACCGTATGCTGACCTTTCATCACTTTCGGTTCCAGAAAAAAGCTACCGGAACTGGCTAGGATATCGGGATGTATAGGCGTGCACAGAAAGAGGCAAAACTTGACATGGCCCATGCCAGTGCCATGAAAGTGGTGCAAAGCCAGGTTGAGAAGCTGGATGATGACATCAGGGAAAAGGAAGAGTGTATTCGTGATTTGACTGCTGAGGTATGTTATCTTAACAGTAATTTTACAACCAAAGACAGCAGCACTGTACGGGTATCTCAGTCTGAGATATATTATGTTACACTGAAATTTGTTACCTTGTCACATATAATTTTGTTGCAAAGCCAGCCTTGAGGAGCAGTGTAGGCCAATACAATCTTTCTGATACATACAGGCAACCATTACCAGTTTTGAGCCTCAATCAAGAACTGGTATCCTGAACAAACGTTTATATTGCCCTCTTAGCAACATTTTTCATCCCTTGGGACACCCAATGGGTTGTTGCGGAAAAAAGGAAACAACCGGTAATCAGCATCGAATACATTAGGCCTTCAGTTCTTTAACACTCAGTTCTTGAACGATGCATTTATCTGTATGTGCTAATTTTGTTTGGTTTCACTTTCAGATCGAATGGAAGGAAAGACTGAGAGCTGAATTTGTACCCCCTGTTAAACTAGACCAATATGTTCAGGTAGAGATGAAATCGAAACTACGGTGTGTGACGAACCCGACCCGAGTTCTGCCAAACGACTCTGCGAGATGCTACCTGAGCAACACAACCATGACCAAACGAGTTGACGAAACATGCAAGGCATTGGAACCAATTCATGGAGCTGATTCCAAATGGTTAAAAAAGCAGAGAAGGGAGCCATTCAAAAGTACTATTCAAATTTATCGAGACCCAAGGAAGGCAGAGTAACAAAGCATAAGGAACGGGTAACTGAAGTAAATGTGGTCCGGtgtgtcaaatacatgtatcgtaaTGGTTCAATATCCAGTCGAAAATACACTTCATTGCGGCAGGCACATCAATAGCCACTGGTGTATAATGCAGGAAAATGATATTTGTTGTATTGTTGTACAAGGATTCATATTTGCCAGATTTACATAGATTATCAAAAGGAAAGGAGTTCAGTTGTAAATTggttgattgaaaaacatgtccaaatgtcaagttttgaatGCTCAATTTTATTGTCCACGACTTCTTAATGTCATTCATACAAATTATTAATGAatgtcaatgataaataatttaTCTGGTTATT
Coding sequences within it:
- the LOC135496370 gene encoding uncharacterized protein LOC135496370; this translates as MATASMMEYECLGLLQRVAHYRGGRMNRINIDPSVWFRLPVNKDDAQGYFDLIQHPMDFSTIQGKIKSGQDFHTDMLLVRDNCVNYNRDPASQIRADCDTVFGFYTVEYDKLKSRKPAKKKATGTG